One Lycium barbarum isolate Lr01 chromosome 5, ASM1917538v2, whole genome shotgun sequence genomic window carries:
- the LOC132641865 gene encoding putative F-box protein At1g32420, with the protein MEKKKREIIYDIFSFLPLEIIYDIFSRLPVKSLTCLKCVSKFYRSLVSDPSFLDIHHTHSISRPDKTKFLACSLGGNFSYTVDEKVQHTKASVLHIEELDGINYNRFDYVNGLFCLWSVELHPPVIYNLTTRKVRFLPRLNSDGNEFTHYYYSLGFEPGEKKYKILMITHPEKTPTRCWIFTLGSSESWREIESALSLVLPISISGGVCINGVIYFFGKYNNKVYIVEFNVRTEKFRIISLWKDEKYIPPVKFYNLIELEGKLAAIDHSRRSRTEMDLWILERSERSEEWVKYIIAFPYMFLSTWLMSFVCCSYTPDGEIVLTTNSSYTRNWIFFFDLKKKSWRGIEIPDREKIDIIGVYSHVDSLVSCIYC; encoded by the coding sequence ATGGAGAAGAAAAAGAGAGAAATTATCTATGatatattttctttccttccccTCGAAATTATCTATGACATATTTTCTCGGCTTCCCGTCAAGTCTTTAACGTGTCTCAAGTGTGTTTCCAAATTTTATCGTTCTCTTGTATCGGATCCATCTTTTCTAGATATCCATCATACCCACTCTATATCTCGTCCTGATAAGACGAAATTCCTGGCATGTTCCCTGGGTGGAAATTTTTCTTACACCGTAGATGAGAAAGTGCAACATACAAAAGCTTCTGTTCTTCATATTGAGGAGTTAGATGGCATTAACTATAATCGATTTGATTATGTTAACGGTTTGTTCTGCTTATGGAGCGTAGAGCTGCATCCGCCTGTTATTTATAATCTCACCACAAGAAAAGTAAGATTTCTTCCTAGGCTAAATTCCGATGGTAATGAGTTTACCCATTATTACTATTCATTAGGTTTTGAACCAGGTGAAAAGAAGTACAAGATTTTGATGATTACACATCCTGAGAAAACACCCACGCGATGTTGGATTTTCACTCTAGGCTCAAGTGAATCATGGAGAGAGATTGAAAGTGCACTCAGTTTGGTACTTCCGATATCGATCAGTGGAGGAGTTTGTATTAATGGAGTTATCTATTTCTTCGGAAAGTACAACAATAAAGTATACATAGTGGAGTTTAACGTTAGAACCGAAAAATTCAGGATTATCTCTTTGTGGAAAGATGAAAAATATATTCCCCCAGTTAAGTTCTATAACTTGATAGAACTAGAGGGAAAATTAGCAGCCATTGATCATTCAAGACGGAGTAGGACAGAGATGGATTTGTGGATTTTAGAAAGATCTGAAAGAAGTGAAGAATGGGTGAAGTATATTATTGCCTTTCCCTATATGTTTTTGTCGACATGGCTTATGTCTTTCGTTTGTTGTAGTTATACTCCTGATGGAGAGATCGTATTGACCACAAATTCCTCCTACACGCGAAATTGgattttcttttttgatttgaAGAAGAAGAGTTGGAGAGGAATTGAAATCCCTGATAGAGAAAAAATTGATATCATTGGTGTCTATAGTCATGTTGATAGCCTCGTATCCTGTATTTATTGTTAG